From the genome of Candidatus Nitrospira nitrosa:
TGAAGGCAGTTCGAATCGAAGGACTCTCTGTCTTTCTGGATCGCTATGCTGCGGCCAAGACGGGGCCACGTCCGGCACGACAGGTCCCGGGAGCGGTCAAACGCCTTGTCTGGGCGATTCGCGCCCGTGAATACGACTGCTGTGGGCAGAAGATTCAGTACTTTCTGGCTCATGAACAGCATATCCATCTCTCTGTTCCCAAGATCTATGAAATCTTGGCTGAACGATACGTCTTACGGCCTCGGGGCCGGACCAATCAGCCACGCGGCGTTGTGCCGATTGCCACGGCTCCCCGCGCGGTCATTCAGATGGATACCGTGGTTTTTGGCGAGGTCTTCGCCTTTACCGGGGTGGACATCTATACGAAGGAAGCGGATGTCGTTCTGCGGACCGGACTAACAAGCGAGGATGGGGCCATGTTTTTGCGCACAGCCATGACTCGCCGCTTTACCGGGCCTGTGCAGATCATCCAGACCGATGGGGGCTCAGAGTTCAAAGGCGTGTTTGCCCAACAGGTGCTCCAGTATTGTACACGACATCGCATCGCCCGTCCCTATAAGAAGAACGAGCAGGCGTATATTGAGAG
Proteins encoded in this window:
- a CDS encoding integrase core domain-containing protein; protein product: MDTRTRIILAAELATQGLSVSAIAGQLERHRETIGLWLKAVRIEGLSVFLDRYAAAKTGPRPARQVPGAVKRLVWAIRAREYDCCGQKIQYFLAHEQHIHLSVPKIYEILAERYVLRPRGRTNQPRGVVPIATAPRAVIQMDTVVFGEVFAFTGVDIYTKEADVVLRTGLTSEDGAMFLRTAMTRRFTGPVQIIQTDGGSEFKGVFAQQVLQYCTRHRIARPYKKNEQAYIESFNRTLRKECLGWISYRVEELPTLQGEVRAFLDRYHYHRPHLG